A genomic stretch from Aedes albopictus strain Foshan chromosome 2, AalbF5, whole genome shotgun sequence includes:
- the LOC134286181 gene encoding uncharacterized protein LOC134286181 encodes MANIPLASSTIVPTIGHASNEPPRLTSDMQRNIAKQGFGDTSSQHSGSSKQSSKQLRLKLQMQMLDEERKLQEQEYARKKEYLHKRYNLLMEIASETSSVVDVEEENRDEIVDEWLNVGMNMDHIPAQHGPLPSHSQQHGMPPSTQLTQRRNPTLHRQTNSTEHQNAAFPQPDVPIQQSCVPGFSRMRIETGPSRGIHNRRLRIDEPSHVTTIEDDCNNLTRSQVVARQAVSRELPVFSGTPEEWPLFLSSFTTTTSMCGFTPEENLVRLQKCLSGKAHDAVKCMLMHPSNVPQIIATLKMRFGNPEVIVHNLITKISSTPAPKVDKLDSIIEFSLAVQNLCATIEACQLEEYTYNVALLRELVDKLPPSIKFEWAKYRRDFASVNLSIFSAWLYEIAETICPLVALPSESRVHRSGKNYPTYLNAHAEDVNEKSVPPKQADNKCLVCKGSCTSVDKCQRFEEFSYNSKWATIKELGLCRKCLRAHKGACKSQKLCGKNGCEYKHHYLLHNNQRDVVAPTDQDCGNSTASVSRELSESRCNTHHMPTNKNLFRVVPVVLYGAGRRLKTFAFLDDGSSLSFIDETLAKELAITGKREPLCLKWTANTSRMENESSNLTLQISGTKEYHKKYTIRGVHTVSSLDLFRQSVNVRELCAQYQHLRGIPVESYQNVQPRLLIGVNNANLSYPLKGREGQMFEPIATKTRLGWVIHGGSETNESFLGYHSIQACTCDANTADSLGNAIREYFSLEGVGITKPETPLLSCEDRRAQQILASVTQTENGHYQTPLLWKYDNFRLPNSKPVALRRFHCLESRMQKDPVLGAMVRAKINDYLKLGYVRKLTKEEDEMRIDRKWFIPIFPVFNPNKPGKIRIVWDWAAKTNGLSLNSMLLKGPDQLIPLNDVLYKFRENKIGISGDIREMFLQVLIAKEDQYCQLFLWKENPTDEAPSTYVTQVMTFGACCSPSCAQYIKNANAEKYADKHPRAVEAITKQHYVDDMLLSVETEEEAIQLAQNVRDIHATAGFEIRNWISNSPAVIQALEEEKTEQKSLNIGSELATEKVLGMWWCTSTDSFIYKLSSKHSASLLAGQRVPTKREVLRTLMSIFDPLGLLSNVLIFLKILFQEIWRSSIGWDDQIPDHLHDKWEQWLRILPKVQEVTIPRCYRSVITISSETLVQLHTFVDASELGYAAVVYLRFQQGDAVECTIVGAKSRVAPLKFVSIPRLELQSAVIGVRLASAISNALSFKIDECFYWTDARDVLCWLRSDHRRYSSYVAWRVSEILDATDVKTWRWVSSKDNVADQATKWKRQVDLSSSSKWYKGPDFLQRSTEYWPTEPFSTVSTKEELRASLLYHHVVPDPLLQVERFSTWKRILRVTATVVRFVSNIRSKIGKTACSTGPFSRSELQQASNILYRQAQSRVYQDEISLLLRPAAERKMIPRNSSIFNLNPFLDENRVLRMRGRISACEYVTADAHNPIILPKEDYITMLVIKDYHSRYHHRNHETVLNELRQVFRIAKLRVLFKKVRATCQLSSPHMGGAWERLVQTVKANLLQLKPGRHPTDEVLRNCLMEIENLINSRPLTHVPVDDPEAPVLTPNHFILGSSSGLKPASILDDSGIVLRRAWRASQVEANIFWQRWLRDYSPELTRRTKWFTDVKAIEENDIVLIVDPALPRNCWPKGRVVGVNRGKDARIRSAAIQTVNGIYERPATKIAVLDVRRDKEVSQASGVPRGECHDPSVGASYPADRSSRSTMVVGRKSHS; translated from the exons ATGGCCAACATTCCCTTAGCGTCGAGTACCATCGTGCCAACCATCGGACATGCTTCGAATGAGCCGCCACGGTTGACGTCAGATATGCAACGAAACATCGCGAAGCAAGGTTTCGGCGACACGTCTAGTCAACACTCAGGATCATCGAAGCAGTCTTCGAAGCAGTTAAGGTTGAAACTTCAGATGCAAATGCTCGACGAGGAAAGGAAATTACAAGAACAGGAATATGCGAGGAAAAAAGAGTATCTTCACAAGCGATACAATCTTCTGATGGAAATTGCAAGCGAAACCTCATCCGTAGTAGACGTCGAGGAAGAGAACCGAGATGAAATAGTAGATGAATGGTTAAATGTTGGGATGAATATGGATCACATTCCGGCTCAACATGGGCCATTACCTTCGCATTCACAGCAACATGGGATGCCTCCTTCTACTCAGCTAACACAACGAAGAAATCCCACTCTACACCGGCAAACAAATTCGACAGAGCATCAGAATGCCGCCTTTCCTCAACCCGATGTACCCATTCAGCAATCCTGTGTCCCTGGATTTAGTCGAATGAGAATCGAAACGGGTCCATCACGCGGCATTCACAACCGAAGATTAAGAATCGATGAACCGAGCCATGTTACAACGATAGAGGACGATTGCAATAATTTAACACGGAGTCAAGTTGTTGCTCGTCAAGCCGTGTCGCGTGAACTGCCTGTTTTTAGCGGAACCCCTGAAGAATGGCCGCTGTTTCTATCATCTTTCACAACGACTACGAGCATGTGCGGCTTCACACCTGAAGAGAATCTTGTACGTTTGCAAAAGTGCCTCTCTGGAAAGGCACACGATGCGGTGAAATGTATGTTAATGCACCCGTCCAATGTTCCACAAATAATCGCAACTTTGAAGATGCGATTCGGAAACCCCGAGGTCATCGTACATAATCTCATAACAAAAATCAGTTCTACACCTGCGCCGAAAGTAGATAAATTGGACTCGATCATCGAATTCTCTCTAGCCGTACAAAACCTGTGTGCAACGATTGAAGCATGCCAACTGGAGGAGTACACCTATAATGTGGCACTGCTTCGCGAGCTTGTGGACAAACTTCCCCCATCGATAAAATTCGAGTGGGCTAAATATCGTCGTGATTTCGCCAGTGTAAATCTTTCTATTTTTTCTGCATGGTTGTACGAGATCGCTGAAACAATCTGTCCTCTTGTGGCTTTGCCTAGCGAATCGAGGGTCCATCGGTCTGGTAAAAACTACCCAACATACTTGAACGCTCATGCCGAAGATGTGAACGAGAAATCTGTGCCCCCCAAGCAAGCCGACAATAAGTGTTTGGTGTGCAAAGGCAGCTGTACTAGTGTTGATAAATGTCAACGGTTTGAGGAATTCAGCTACAACTCCAAGTGGGCCACTATAAAGGAGCTGGGCCTATGCAGGAAGTGTTTGAGGGCCCACAAAGGAGCGTGCAAAtctcaaaagctctgtggcaaaaATGGATGTGAATATAAACACCACTACTTGTTGCATAATAACCAGCGTGATGTCGTCGCCCCAACGGATCAAGATTGCGGAAATAGTACAGCTTCTGTATCCAGAGAATTATCCGAAAGCCGATGCAATACTCATCACATGCCGACTAACAAAAATCTGTTTCGAGTTGTGCCTGTTGTGTTGTACGGCGCAGGAAGGCGTTTGAAAACTTTCGCGTTTCTGGATGACGGTTCGTCGCTCAGCTTTATAGATGAAACATTAGCGAAGGAGTTAGCAATCACAGGGAAACGAGAACCTCTATGCCTCAAGTGGACGGCAAACACAAGTCGCATGGAAAACGAATCATCTAATCTGACGTTGCAAATCTCTGGAACTAAAGAGTACCATAAAAAGTACACTATTCGTGGAGTTCACACGGTCTCAAGCTTAGATCTGTTTCGACAATCTGTGAACGTGCGGGAGCTTTGCGCTCAATATCAACATTTgcgtggaattcctgtggaatcatACCAAAATGTGCAACCGAGGTTGCTCATAGGAGTTAACAACGCGAATCTAAGTTATCCACTGAAAGGACGAGAAGGACAGATGTTCGAACCCATTGCAACCAAAACACGCCTTGGATGGGTAATTCACGGAGGATCAGAAACCAACGAATCGTTCCTTGGATACCACAGCATCCAAGCGTGCACATGTGATGCAAACACGGCTGATTCTTTGGGAAATGCCATACGTGAATACTTCTCACTGGAAGGAGTAGGTATTACCAAACCCGAGACTCCTCTTTTATCCTGTGAAGACAGAAGAGCCCAGCAGATTCTGGCTTCGGTCACTCAGACGGAGAATGGTCATTACCAAACCCCTCTTCTTTGGAAATACGATAACTTCCGCTTACCAAACAGTAAACCTGTGGCACTGAGGAGGTTTCATTGTTTGGAATCAAGAATGCAGAAAGATCCTGTCCTGGGTGCCATGGTAAGAGCGAAAATCAACGATTACCTGAAACTCGGTTACGTTAGGAAGCTCACGAAAGAAGAAGACGAAATGAGAATTGATCGCAAGTGGTTTATTCCAATATTCCCCGTATTCAATCCCAACAAACCGGGAAAGATTAGAATTGTATGGGACTGGGCAGCAAAAACCAACGGATTGTCGTTAAACTCCATGCTTTTAAAAGGACCGGACCAGCTCATTCCTCTGAACGATGTTTTGTACAAGTTCCGAGAAAACAAAATTGGGATCAGCGGCGACATACGGGAGATGTTTTTGCAGGTGTTGATTGCCAAAGAAGATCAGTATTGTCAGTTATTCCTATGGAAGGAAAACCCAACAGATGAAGCACCTAGCACGTATGTGACACAAGTTATGACGTTTGGGGCCTGTTGCTCTCCGAGTTGTGCCCAATATATTAAAAACGCGAATGCTGAAAAGTACGCAGACAAGCACCCAAGAGCGGTCGAAGCAATCACCAAACAACATTATGTGGATGACATGCTGTTGAGTGTCGAAACGGAGGAAGAAGCTATCCAATTGGCTCAAAATGTTCGCGACATACACGCTACGGCAGGCTTTGAAATCAGGAATTGGATATCGAATTCACCAGCTGTCATTCAAGCCCTTGAGGAAGAGAAAACGGAACAAAAAAGCCTCAACATTGGATCAGAGTTGGCCACGGAGAAAGTTTTGGGAATGTGGTGGTGTACCAGCACGGACAGTTTCATCTACAAATTGTCTTCCAAACATAGTGCTTCGCTTCTAGCCGGACAACGTGTTCCCACCAAAAGGGAAGTTTTACGTACACTTATGTCTATATTCGACCCTTTGGGCCTGCTATCCAACGTGTTGATCTTCCTCAAAATACTGTTCCAGGAAATTTGGAGATCCTCCATAGGCTGGGATGACCAAATTCCAGACCACTTACACGATAAATGGGAACAGTGGCTGCGCATTTTACCAAAAGTTCAAGAAGTCACAATTCCTCGTTGCTACCGATCTGTGATCACCATTAGTTCCGAAACCTTGGTCCAACTGCACACATTCGTGGACGCCAGTGAACTAGGATATGCAGCGGTGGTGTACCTACGTTTTCAGCAAGGTGACGCAGTGGAGTGCACTATAGTTGGAGCGAAATCGCGAGTAGCCCCGCTGAAATTTGTCTCTATACCGAGACTAGAACTGCAGAGCGCCGTCATTGGTGTGAGACTTGCCAGTGCAATATCAAACGCCTTGTCATTCAAAATCGACGAATGTTTCTACTGGACTGATGCTCGTGATGTTTTATGCTGGTTAAGATCGGATCATCGCAGATACTCTTCGTATGTGGCATGGCGAGTCAGTGAAATATTGGACGCAACGGATGTCAAAACCTGGCGATGGGTCAGCTCCAAGGACAACGTAGCTGATCAAGCTACAAAATGGAAACGACAGGTAGATCTCAGTAGCAGCAGCAAGTGGTACAAAGGACCAGATTTTCTCCAGCGGTCTACCGAATATTGGCCCACTGAACCATTCTCAACAGTCTCTACAAAAGAAGAGCTTCGAGCAAGTCTGTTGTATCACCACGTAGTTCCAGATCCACTTCTTCAAGTTGAACGATTTTCAACGTGGAAACGCATTCTTAGAGTGACGGCGACGGTTGTTAGATTCGTCTCCAATATTCGTAGTAAAATCGGCAAGACTGCGTGCAGCACTGGCCCTTTTTCCAGAAGTGAGTTGCAGCAAGCTTCAAACATACTCTACCGACAAGCTCAAAGCAGAGTCTATCAGGACGAAATAAGTCTTCTGTTACGTCCAGCAGCCGAGCGGAAGATGATTCCTAGGAACAGCTCTATATTCAATCTAAATCCTTTTCTCGACGAGAATCGTGTGCTGCGAATGCGTGGTAGAATTAGCGCCTGCGAGTACGTTACTGCTGATGCCCATAACCCAATAATACTCCCGAAGGAAGACTACATAACTATGTTGGTCATAAAGGATTACCACAGTCGGTATCATCACCGAAATCACGAAACCGTACTGAACGAGTTGCGCCAAGTATTTCGGATTGCAAAACTACGTGTGCTGTTCAAGAAAGTGAGAGCGACCTGTCAATTGT CTTCCCCGCACATGGGGGGAGCCTGGGAACGGTTGGTCCAAACTGTGAAGGCCAATCTGTTACAACTGAAACCAGGACGACACCCTACCGACGAAGTTTTGCGCAACTGTCTAATGGAAATTGAAAACCTTATAAATTCGCGCCCATTAACCCACGTTCCTGTCGATGATCCAGAAGCACCTGTTCTAACTCCGAATCACTTTATCCTGGGATCGTCCAGTGGTCTCAAACCAGCCTCAATCCTGGACGATAGTGGTATTGTGTTGCGAAGAGCCTGGCGTGCATCGCAGGTTGAAGCAAACATCTTCTGGCAACGATGGCTGCGAGACTACTCTCCAGAATTAACCAGACGAACGAAATGGTTCACCGACGTAAAAGCGATAGAGGAAAATGACATCGTGCTCATCGTCGATCCCGCACTTCCGCGCAACTGCTGGCCGAAGGGTCGAGTCGTTGGGGTAAACCGAGGAAAGGACGCTCGTATAAGATCAGCTGCAATCCAAACAGTGAATGGTATCTACGAACGACCAGCAACGAAGATCGCCGTTCTGGATGTACGACGCGATAAGGAGGTAAGCCAGGCATCTGGCGTACCCCGGGGGGAGTGTCACGACCCCTCGGTCGGCGCTTCCTATCCAGCCGATCGTTCTTCTAGATCAACTATGGTCGTCGGGCGCAAAAGTCATTCTTGA